A stretch of the Bacillus licheniformis DSM 13 = ATCC 14580 genome encodes the following:
- a CDS encoding DUF2179 domain-containing protein, producing MIALHLKEGFQLLHSALLNGVIMVGIILVINIIYVTFLTLRMILTLKGQRYLAAFIGTIEMLVYVVGLGLVLDNLNQIQNVIAYAVGFGIGIIVGTKIEEKLALGYITVNAITKELDLDLPKQLREKGYGVTHWVVGGLEGDRTAMQILTPRKYELQLYETIKSIDSKAFIISYEPKTIHGGFWVKAVKKRRIKE from the coding sequence ATGATTGCTTTGCATCTAAAGGAGGGATTTCAATTGCTTCACTCAGCACTATTGAACGGTGTGATCATGGTTGGAATTATTCTGGTTATCAATATTATATATGTAACGTTTTTAACCCTTCGCATGATACTGACTCTAAAAGGCCAGCGGTATCTCGCCGCTTTTATCGGGACAATCGAAATGCTTGTTTACGTCGTCGGGCTGGGTCTTGTTTTAGATAATTTAAATCAAATCCAAAACGTGATCGCTTATGCGGTTGGATTTGGAATCGGCATCATCGTCGGCACGAAGATTGAAGAAAAGCTCGCTTTGGGCTATATTACCGTTAACGCCATTACGAAAGAGCTTGATTTGGATCTGCCGAAACAGCTCAGGGAAAAAGGCTACGGGGTCACCCATTGGGTCGTCGGCGGACTTGAGGGAGACAGAACGGCGATGCAGATTTTGACGCCGAGAAAATACGAGCTGCAGCTGTACGAAACAATTAAATCAATCGATTCAAAAGCATTTATCATTTCCTACGAACCGAAGACGATACACGGCGGATTCTGGGTTAAAGCCGTAAAGAAAAGGAGAATTAAAGAATAA
- the purE gene encoding 5-(carboxyamino)imidazole ribonucleotide mutase, protein MQPLLGVIMGSTSDWETMKHACGILDELGIPFEKKVVSAHRTPDLMFEYAEKARERGLKVIIAGAGGAAHLPGMVAAKTTLPVIGVPVQSKALNGLDSLLSIVQMPGGVPVATVAIGKAGAVNAGLLAAQILSAFDKELAERLDERRESIRQTVLESSDQLV, encoded by the coding sequence ATGCAGCCTCTTCTTGGTGTTATCATGGGAAGCACATCTGACTGGGAAACGATGAAACATGCCTGCGGCATACTCGATGAACTGGGAATTCCGTTCGAAAAAAAGGTCGTTTCCGCACATCGGACGCCTGATTTAATGTTTGAATATGCCGAAAAGGCTCGGGAAAGAGGCTTGAAAGTCATCATTGCCGGAGCGGGCGGAGCCGCTCACCTGCCGGGAATGGTCGCAGCCAAAACGACGCTGCCCGTCATCGGTGTGCCGGTTCAGTCAAAAGCGCTGAACGGTCTCGATTCGCTGCTTTCAATCGTTCAAATGCCGGGCGGAGTACCCGTTGCGACCGTTGCCATCGGCAAAGCGGGAGCGGTCAACGCAGGACTGCTTGCGGCGCAGATTTTGTCAGCTTTTGACAAAGAGCTTGCCGAAAGATTGGACGAACGAAGGGAAAGCATCAGACAAACCGTGTTGGAAAGCAGTGATCAGCTTGTATAA
- the purK gene encoding 5-(carboxyamino)imidazole ribonucleotide synthase, translating into MYKQTIFPGATIGIIGGGQLGKMMAVAAKQMGYKIAVVDPVPSSPCGQVADLEITASYNDGEAIRKLAEASDVITYEFENIDYDALNWLKEHAYLPQGSELLLLTQNRETEKKAIASAGCKVAPYRIIHDRAELEASVAELGLPAVLKTCRGGYDGKGQHVLKEQAQIGEAAALLQHGTCILESWVPFKMELSVIVTRSVHGETTVFPAAENIHKQNILFQSIVPARVDEAIQEQAAALALRLAEKLQLVGTLAVELFLKEDGGLLVNELAPRPHNSGHYTLDLCETSQFEQHIRAVCGLPLGKTDLLKEGMMVNLLGDEVYMAEEDPELLKEAKLYIYGKHEVKPGRKMGHITFLRTPDNEWIGQMTEKWIERDGGRKQ; encoded by the coding sequence TTGTATAAACAAACGATTTTTCCGGGAGCGACAATCGGCATTATCGGAGGCGGACAGCTGGGCAAAATGATGGCCGTCGCGGCCAAACAAATGGGCTATAAAATCGCGGTGGTTGATCCTGTTCCTTCATCACCGTGCGGCCAGGTCGCCGACCTTGAGATTACGGCTAGCTATAATGACGGGGAAGCGATACGGAAGCTTGCCGAAGCGAGCGACGTGATCACTTACGAATTCGAGAACATCGATTATGACGCGCTGAACTGGCTGAAGGAGCACGCTTACCTTCCGCAGGGGAGCGAGCTTTTGCTCCTTACGCAAAACAGGGAGACCGAGAAAAAAGCGATTGCATCAGCGGGCTGTAAAGTCGCGCCGTACCGGATCATTCACGACCGGGCGGAATTGGAAGCGTCCGTAGCGGAGCTCGGTCTTCCGGCGGTGCTGAAAACTTGCCGCGGCGGGTATGACGGAAAAGGGCAGCACGTCCTGAAAGAACAAGCACAAATCGGGGAAGCCGCAGCTCTTTTACAGCACGGCACATGCATTTTGGAAAGCTGGGTTCCTTTCAAAATGGAATTGTCCGTGATCGTGACAAGATCGGTTCACGGAGAGACAACCGTCTTTCCGGCGGCAGAAAACATCCATAAACAAAATATTTTATTCCAGAGCATCGTCCCGGCCCGGGTCGATGAGGCGATTCAGGAACAAGCGGCAGCACTTGCCCTCAGGCTTGCCGAAAAGCTTCAGCTTGTCGGAACACTGGCCGTTGAGCTTTTCCTGAAGGAAGACGGCGGCCTTCTCGTCAATGAACTGGCGCCGCGGCCGCATAATTCCGGCCATTACACCCTTGATCTTTGCGAAACGAGCCAGTTTGAACAGCATATTCGTGCGGTCTGCGGGCTGCCGCTCGGTAAAACGGATCTTCTGAAGGAAGGGATGATGGTGAACCTTCTCGGGGACGAAGTGTACATGGCTGAAGAAGATCCCGAACTTTTAAAAGAAGCGAAGCTTTATATATACGGAAAGCATGAAGTCAAACCAGGCCGCAAAATGGGGCACATCACATTTTTAAGAACACCCGACAATGAATGGATCGGGCAGATGACAGAAAAGTGGATTGAAAGAGATGGAGGACGAAAACAATGA
- a CDS encoding NCS2 family permease: MKRYFQFEELGTNYRREMIGGLTTFLSMAYILIVNPLTLSLASVENFPDALRMDQSAVFTATAVAAAVGCFIMGLLAKYPIALAPGMGLNAFFAFSVILNMQIPWQTALSGVMVSGLIFIVLSLSGLREKIINSIPYELKMAVGAGIGLFIAFVGLQGSKIVVSNPDTIVSFGNIHSGPVLLTVFGLIITVILMVLRVNGGIFFGMLITAIVGMIFGQIDVPDKIVGAVPSLAPTFGQAFIHLHDIFTVQMLVVILTFLFVDFFDTAGTLVGVASQAGLMKDNKLPRAGRALLADSSATVAGAILGTSTTTAYVESSAGVAAGARSGFAAIVTGVLFLLSLFFSPVLSVITSQVTAPALIIVGVLMVANLNKIDWTKFEIAVPAFFTMIAMPLTYSIATGIAIGFIFYPITMIFKGKAKEIHPIMYGLAVVFILYFIFLK, encoded by the coding sequence TTGAAGCGTTACTTTCAGTTTGAAGAATTGGGCACAAATTATCGGAGAGAAATGATCGGCGGACTCACCACATTTTTGTCCATGGCATATATTTTGATCGTCAACCCGCTTACCCTTTCTCTGGCGTCGGTGGAAAATTTCCCGGATGCATTGAGAATGGATCAAAGCGCGGTCTTTACGGCAACCGCGGTTGCAGCAGCCGTCGGTTGTTTTATCATGGGGCTGCTCGCGAAGTATCCGATCGCTCTGGCGCCCGGAATGGGGCTTAACGCATTCTTTGCATTCTCAGTCATCCTGAATATGCAGATTCCTTGGCAGACGGCTCTTTCAGGCGTTATGGTTTCCGGACTTATTTTTATCGTTCTTTCGCTATCCGGTTTAAGGGAAAAAATTATCAATTCGATTCCTTATGAGCTGAAAATGGCTGTCGGTGCGGGGATTGGCCTGTTTATCGCTTTCGTCGGTTTGCAGGGCTCCAAAATCGTCGTATCCAACCCGGATACGATTGTGTCGTTTGGGAATATTCATTCAGGTCCCGTTCTTTTGACTGTTTTCGGACTGATCATCACTGTCATTTTAATGGTATTGCGCGTCAACGGCGGCATTTTCTTCGGGATGCTGATCACGGCGATTGTCGGCATGATTTTCGGACAGATTGACGTTCCTGACAAAATCGTCGGTGCCGTTCCTAGTCTTGCGCCAACATTTGGACAAGCCTTTATCCACCTTCATGATATCTTTACGGTGCAAATGCTTGTCGTCATTTTAACGTTTTTATTCGTCGACTTTTTTGATACGGCCGGTACTTTGGTGGGTGTTGCATCACAAGCCGGTTTGATGAAGGATAACAAACTGCCGCGCGCGGGAAGAGCTTTGCTTGCCGATTCTTCCGCAACTGTGGCCGGAGCGATCCTTGGTACATCGACAACGACCGCTTATGTTGAGTCAAGCGCCGGGGTAGCGGCCGGAGCGAGAAGCGGTTTTGCGGCGATTGTAACCGGCGTTTTGTTCTTGCTGTCGCTGTTCTTCTCGCCCGTACTCAGCGTTATCACTTCACAAGTGACGGCGCCTGCTTTAATCATCGTCGGCGTGCTGATGGTGGCGAATCTCAACAAAATCGACTGGACCAAATTTGAGATTGCGGTGCCCGCATTCTTCACGATGATCGCGATGCCGCTGACATATAGCATCGCCACCGGAATCGCGATCGGATTTATTTTCTACCCGATCACGATGATTTTTAAAGGCAAAGCAAAAGAGATCCATCCGATTATGTACGGACTGGCTGTCGTATTTATTCTTTATTTCATTTTCTTGAAATAG
- the guaA gene encoding glutamine-hydrolyzing GMP synthase encodes MTKLVNEMILVLDFGSQYNQLITRRIREFGVYSELHPHTLTAEEIKKMNPKGIILSGGPNSVYDEGSFRCDEKIFELDIPVLGICYGMQLMTHYLGGKVEAASQREYGKANIHIEGEPDLFKDLPNEQVVWMSHGDLVVEVPEGFTVDATSHHCPNSAMSKKDKKWYGVQFHPEVRHSEYGNDLLKNFVFGVCECVGEWSMENFIEIEMQKIRETVGDKQVLCALSGGVDSSVVAVLIHKAIGDQLTCIFVDHGLLRKGEAEGVMKTFSEGFNMNVIKVDAKDRFLNKLKGVSDPEQKRKIIGNEFIYVFDDEAEKLKGIDFLAQGTLYTDIIESGTATAQTIKSHHNVGGLPEDMQFELIEPLNTLFKDEVRALGTELGIPDEIVWRQPFPGPGLGIRVLGEVTEEKLEIVRESDAILREEIAKADLEKDIWQYFTVLPDIRSVGVMGDARTYDYTIGIRAVTSIDGMTSDWARIPWDVLEKISTRIVNEVKHINRVVYDITSKPPATIEWE; translated from the coding sequence ATGACGAAGTTAGTAAATGAAATGATTCTTGTGTTGGATTTTGGAAGTCAGTACAACCAGCTGATTACCCGCCGCATTCGTGAGTTTGGTGTATATAGTGAATTGCATCCTCATACGTTGACGGCAGAGGAAATCAAAAAAATGAATCCGAAAGGAATTATTTTGTCCGGCGGTCCGAACAGCGTTTACGACGAAGGATCTTTCCGCTGCGACGAAAAGATTTTCGAACTGGACATCCCTGTTCTTGGAATTTGCTACGGCATGCAGCTGATGACGCATTACCTTGGCGGAAAAGTAGAAGCGGCAAGCCAGCGCGAATACGGAAAAGCAAACATTCATATCGAGGGTGAACCGGATCTGTTTAAAGATCTTCCAAACGAACAAGTCGTCTGGATGAGTCATGGTGATCTAGTAGTTGAAGTTCCAGAAGGCTTTACCGTTGATGCGACAAGCCATCATTGCCCGAACTCAGCAATGAGCAAGAAGGATAAGAAATGGTACGGCGTTCAATTTCATCCGGAAGTCCGCCATTCAGAATACGGAAACGACCTTTTGAAGAACTTCGTTTTCGGTGTTTGTGAATGCGTCGGCGAATGGTCAATGGAAAACTTTATTGAGATTGAAATGCAGAAAATCCGCGAAACAGTCGGCGACAAGCAAGTACTGTGCGCGTTGAGCGGCGGGGTTGACTCCTCTGTCGTTGCGGTCTTGATCCATAAAGCGATCGGCGACCAGCTGACTTGTATTTTCGTAGACCACGGGCTCCTTCGAAAAGGTGAAGCGGAAGGCGTGATGAAAACGTTCAGTGAAGGCTTCAACATGAACGTGATCAAAGTGGATGCGAAAGATCGCTTCCTGAACAAGCTTAAAGGCGTCTCAGACCCTGAACAAAAACGCAAAATCATCGGTAATGAGTTTATCTACGTGTTTGACGATGAAGCGGAAAAACTGAAAGGAATTGACTTCCTTGCACAGGGAACGCTATACACTGACATTATCGAGAGCGGAACAGCGACGGCTCAGACGATCAAGTCGCATCACAATGTCGGCGGCCTTCCTGAAGACATGCAGTTTGAACTGATCGAACCGCTGAATACGCTCTTCAAAGACGAAGTGCGCGCGCTCGGAACCGAGCTTGGCATCCCTGACGAAATTGTTTGGCGCCAGCCGTTCCCAGGTCCGGGCCTCGGCATCCGCGTTCTTGGAGAAGTGACGGAGGAAAAGCTTGAAATCGTCCGCGAATCAGACGCGATCCTCCGCGAAGAAATCGCCAAAGCTGATCTTGAAAAAGATATTTGGCAATACTTCACCGTTCTTCCTGATATCCGCAGCGTCGGCGTCATGGGAGACGCAAGAACTTATGACTATACGATCGGCATTCGCGCCGTGACATCGATTGACGGCATGACATCAGACTGGGCGAGAATTCCTTGGGATGTCCTTGAGAAAATCTCGACACGGATCGTCAATGAAGTGAAGCACATTAACCGCGTGGTTTACGATATTACGAGCAAGCCGCCTGCAACAATCGAGTGGGAATAA
- a CDS encoding DUF58 domain-containing protein, producing the protein MRERIGLVMYGWKLFILFLLFASTFCYAMFQGGFVSWFLFYSFLPFALYAFLFAFYPLKNLTAERRLSQGQYKAGDQLEAFVVLKRKWPFPIMFMIVEDCLPDSLGKNRGSAEAKQLLFPWFKKEIKMAYTIDSVPRGDHRLAKIRVRTGDPLGLLERECEIQLEASFLVLPSYQEIAYRASGGSYDEHAGRVSELRRKDSTLASGIREYQPGDRFAWVDWKTSARRSQLMTKEFEQTKGDDLLVFMDQSPSEAFEEIVTFTASIIRSAMRSGTNAGLVSIGKERNVFPVRQGEEQLRKLFYYLAIADCNAVQPFHSLIEGELGHSDMRKAVKYIVTSRITIELVQALKKPLSGGRPVICLVKKKGGDLSSEESAAVQHLKARGIEVNVIYGEHFSRGLAEAR; encoded by the coding sequence TTGTGATGTACGGATGGAAGCTGTTTATTCTGTTTCTTCTGTTTGCTTCAACGTTTTGCTATGCGATGTTTCAAGGGGGATTTGTCAGCTGGTTTCTGTTCTACTCATTTCTCCCCTTTGCGCTTTATGCTTTCCTGTTTGCTTTTTATCCGCTGAAGAACTTGACAGCGGAGCGGAGGCTGAGCCAAGGGCAGTATAAAGCCGGTGATCAATTGGAGGCTTTCGTCGTGCTGAAGAGAAAATGGCCTTTTCCGATCATGTTTATGATCGTGGAAGACTGCCTGCCTGATTCGCTGGGGAAAAACAGGGGTTCGGCAGAGGCCAAACAGCTTCTCTTTCCTTGGTTTAAAAAAGAAATTAAAATGGCGTACACGATCGATTCGGTTCCGAGAGGAGACCACCGTTTAGCAAAAATCAGAGTCCGTACAGGTGATCCGCTCGGCCTGCTGGAAAGGGAATGCGAGATTCAATTGGAAGCTTCCTTTCTCGTTTTGCCTTCCTATCAGGAGATCGCTTACCGCGCCAGCGGAGGCTCTTATGACGAGCATGCAGGCCGCGTTTCAGAGCTTCGCCGCAAGGACAGTACACTGGCGTCAGGTATCAGAGAATATCAGCCGGGCGACCGTTTTGCATGGGTCGACTGGAAGACGTCAGCCCGCCGCAGCCAGCTGATGACGAAGGAATTTGAGCAGACGAAAGGGGATGACCTGCTCGTCTTTATGGATCAGTCCCCGTCTGAGGCTTTTGAAGAGATCGTCACGTTTACCGCTTCCATCATTCGTTCGGCAATGCGGAGCGGGACGAATGCAGGGCTTGTTTCCATTGGTAAGGAGCGGAATGTCTTCCCGGTTCGGCAGGGGGAAGAGCAGCTGAGAAAGCTGTTCTACTACTTGGCGATTGCCGACTGCAATGCAGTCCAGCCGTTTCACAGTCTGATAGAGGGGGAATTGGGACATTCCGATATGAGAAAAGCCGTCAAATATATTGTGACAAGCCGCATCACGATCGAACTGGTGCAGGCTTTGAAGAAACCGCTCTCCGGCGGGCGGCCCGTCATTTGTTTGGTGAAGAAAAAAGGCGGAGATCTATCAAGCGAGGAAAGCGCGGCTGTCCAGCATTTAAAAGCGCGGGGAATCGAAGTAAACGTCATTTACGGGGAACATTTTTCCCGGGGTTTGGCTGAAGCGAGGTGA
- a CDS encoding DUF4129 domain-containing transglutaminase family protein produces the protein MLSGGKRNRFGLLLFYVLTFLLLWEWLRPLQYFTDTGHTVFFILFIALVFLLTFFKVPWFIRFPVSLGFVLFALHTIFYEGSVFSPSWIALFFQDLKRNFSYIFSGMWRDMSPLFRTLLFYVLLWLLVYLLHYWVIYQRRILFFFIMTVVYVAVIDTFTPFDASYAIVRIVLIGFLLLGLLYLERIRESEALKSSKSRFAKWFAPLLLMTAAAVCIGAVSPKADPVWPDPVPFLQTAATGDFASSGRSKVGYGTNDEALGGPFSKDDTWVFTWQGNERSYFRVETKSRYTGKGWIEDEKSGASIQLEEDKLDYQWYDESVKTETRKAIVDIDPAYRYDHVLYPIGTTEIKLNNFFVPLRMNLNTEKIKPAGKTGADIQNLESYSVTYKSPVFDVDQLRKVSLESEGKWARSHEKYLQLPTSLPDRVKTLAHDLTKDEDNIYDKAKAIEKYLGSSEFSYETEDVAVPKGDQDYVDQFLFETKIGYCDNFSTAMIVLLRSAGIPARWVKGYTSGEYAGTTADRKRTMYEVTNNNAHSWVEVYFEGQGWVTFEPTKGFLNPEQLVEESSGQQAGAASDKKEDDKKNDEGQRPQDAKEQDNKEKPESQAKRDAKADSHAGSDDADRTLLTGAAVLGLLLAFAAVLYYTRVKWMPHIIINRLKKRRDEAVFFKAYDELLRQLKRQGMQKEEGQTLREFAKTVDERFQSGDMTALTLQYERALYRKEDAAKLWNDSAELWENLIKKR, from the coding sequence ATGTTGTCCGGGGGAAAAAGAAACAGGTTCGGTTTATTGCTTTTTTATGTGCTGACTTTTTTGCTGCTGTGGGAGTGGCTCCGTCCTTTGCAGTATTTTACCGATACGGGGCACACCGTCTTTTTTATTTTATTTATCGCTCTTGTATTTTTGCTTACATTTTTTAAGGTCCCTTGGTTTATCAGATTTCCGGTCAGCCTTGGCTTCGTTCTGTTTGCACTGCACACGATTTTTTACGAAGGATCGGTGTTTTCACCTTCATGGATTGCCCTGTTTTTCCAGGATTTAAAGCGAAATTTCTCCTATATTTTCTCCGGCATGTGGCGGGATATGTCGCCGTTGTTTCGGACGCTGCTCTTTTACGTCCTTCTTTGGCTGCTCGTATACTTGCTGCACTACTGGGTGATCTATCAGCGCAGAATTTTATTCTTTTTTATTATGACCGTTGTTTATGTCGCGGTGATCGATACATTTACGCCGTTTGACGCGTCATATGCGATCGTCAGGATCGTGCTGATCGGCTTTTTGCTTCTCGGCCTGCTGTATTTGGAACGGATCAGGGAATCAGAAGCGCTCAAATCCTCGAAATCGCGGTTTGCCAAATGGTTTGCACCGCTCTTATTGATGACTGCCGCCGCCGTGTGCATCGGCGCGGTCTCGCCAAAAGCCGATCCCGTCTGGCCTGATCCGGTGCCGTTTCTGCAGACGGCTGCGACCGGCGATTTTGCTTCCTCAGGCAGAAGCAAAGTCGGCTATGGAACGAATGATGAGGCATTGGGCGGTCCATTTTCAAAAGACGATACATGGGTATTTACATGGCAGGGAAATGAACGAAGCTATTTCAGGGTGGAAACAAAAAGCCGCTATACAGGAAAAGGCTGGATTGAAGACGAAAAATCAGGCGCATCCATTCAGCTTGAAGAGGATAAACTGGATTACCAGTGGTACGACGAAAGCGTGAAGACCGAAACGCGCAAAGCGATCGTCGATATCGATCCCGCTTACCGGTACGATCATGTCCTGTATCCGATCGGGACGACCGAAATCAAGCTCAATAATTTCTTTGTGCCGCTCCGCATGAACTTAAATACGGAGAAAATAAAACCGGCCGGCAAGACAGGCGCGGACATTCAGAATCTGGAAAGCTATTCGGTCACCTATAAATCACCCGTCTTTGATGTCGATCAGCTGAGGAAAGTCAGCTTGGAGTCGGAGGGGAAATGGGCCAGGAGCCATGAGAAGTACCTGCAGCTTCCCACTTCCCTTCCCGACCGCGTGAAAACATTGGCGCACGATTTAACGAAAGACGAAGATAATATATATGACAAAGCGAAAGCGATTGAGAAGTATCTCGGTTCTTCCGAATTTTCTTATGAGACGGAAGATGTCGCTGTTCCTAAAGGAGACCAGGATTACGTCGATCAGTTTTTATTTGAGACGAAAATCGGCTACTGCGACAATTTTTCCACGGCTATGATCGTACTGCTGCGGTCGGCCGGAATACCGGCCCGCTGGGTGAAAGGCTACACATCCGGTGAATATGCAGGAACGACGGCAGACCGGAAACGCACGATGTACGAGGTGACAAACAACAATGCCCACTCCTGGGTTGAAGTGTATTTTGAAGGACAAGGCTGGGTTACGTTTGAACCGACGAAAGGCTTTTTAAATCCCGAGCAGCTCGTTGAAGAGTCCAGCGGTCAGCAAGCCGGCGCGGCTTCTGATAAAAAAGAAGATGATAAGAAAAATGATGAAGGCCAGCGTCCGCAGGATGCAAAAGAACAAGACAACAAAGAGAAGCCCGAATCCCAGGCAAAGCGTGATGCCAAAGCCGATTCCCATGCCGGAAGCGATGATGCAGACCGTACTCTTTTGACTGGTGCGGCCGTACTCGGTCTGTTGCTGGCGTTTGCAGCGGTGCTTTACTATACAAGGGTGAAATGGATGCCGCACATCATCATCAACAGGCTGAAAAAACGGCGTGATGAAGCGGTTTTCTTTAAAGCCTACGACGAACTGCTCCGCCAGCTGAAGCGCCAAGGCATGCAAAAAGAAGAAGGCCAGACGCTGCGCGAGTTTGCGAAGACGGTTGATGAACGCTTTCAAAGCGGGGACATGACGGCTTTGACTCTTCAATATGAACGGGCTTTGTATCGAAAGGAAGACGCCGCTAAGCTTTGGAATGATTCGGCGGAGTTATGGGAAAATTTAATTAAAAAGAGATAG
- a CDS encoding NETI motif-containing protein, translating into MTKPKKKRFEVTEGETIETVLTKMQEEGYTPVRRMEEPVFKETKENGTIQVVPCGRKIIFEGKLL; encoded by the coding sequence ATGACAAAGCCGAAAAAAAAGCGCTTTGAAGTAACGGAAGGCGAAACGATCGAAACCGTGTTGACGAAGATGCAGGAAGAAGGCTACACGCCGGTGCGCCGAATGGAGGAGCCGGTCTTCAAAGAAACAAAGGAAAATGGAACGATTCAGGTTGTTCCGTGCGGAAGAAAAATTATATTCGAAGGGAAATTACTCTAA
- the purB gene encoding adenylosuccinate lyase produces the protein MIERYSRPEMAAIWTDENRFQAWLEVEILACEAWAELGVIPKEDVKVLREKASFDINRIFEIEQDTRHDVVAFTRAVSETLGEEKKWVHYGLTSTDVVDTALSYLLKQANEILLKDIERFIDILKEKAKEHKYTVMMGRTHGVHAEPTTFGLKLALWYEEMKRNLERFKQAKEGIEVGKISGAVGTYANIDPFVEQYVCEKLGLKAAPISTQTLQRDRHADYMAALALVATSIEKFAVEIRGLQKSETREVEEFFAKGQKGSSAMPHKRNPIGSENMTGMARVIRGYMLTAYENVPLWHERDISHSSAERIILPDATIALNYMLNRFGNIVKNLTVFPENMKRNMDRTLGLIYSQRVLLALIDTGMAREEAYDTVQPKAMEAWEKQVPFRQLVEAEEKITSRLSPEQINDCFDYNYHLKNVDYIFERLGLA, from the coding sequence ATGATCGAACGTTATTCAAGACCGGAAATGGCTGCGATTTGGACAGATGAAAACAGATTCCAAGCATGGCTTGAAGTTGAAATACTGGCTTGTGAAGCTTGGGCTGAGCTCGGCGTCATTCCGAAAGAAGATGTGAAGGTTTTAAGGGAAAAAGCGTCATTTGACATCAACCGCATCTTCGAAATCGAGCAGGACACGCGCCATGATGTCGTCGCATTTACCCGCGCCGTATCGGAAACGCTTGGCGAAGAGAAAAAATGGGTGCACTACGGACTGACATCAACAGATGTGGTCGATACCGCTCTTTCTTATCTATTAAAACAGGCGAACGAGATTTTGCTCAAGGACATTGAGAGGTTTATTGACATCTTGAAAGAAAAAGCAAAGGAACATAAATATACGGTGATGATGGGGCGCACACACGGCGTGCATGCAGAACCGACGACATTCGGCTTAAAGCTCGCCCTTTGGTATGAAGAGATGAAGCGCAACCTGGAACGCTTCAAGCAAGCGAAAGAAGGCATCGAAGTCGGTAAAATCTCAGGCGCCGTCGGAACGTACGCGAACATCGATCCATTCGTCGAGCAGTACGTATGTGAGAAGCTCGGCTTAAAAGCTGCGCCGATCTCAACGCAGACGCTGCAGCGCGACCGCCACGCCGATTACATGGCTGCACTGGCGCTTGTTGCGACAAGCATCGAGAAATTCGCCGTTGAGATCCGCGGCCTCCAAAAAAGCGAAACACGCGAGGTCGAAGAATTTTTCGCAAAAGGCCAAAAAGGTTCATCTGCCATGCCGCATAAACGCAACCCGATCGGTTCGGAAAACATGACGGGAATGGCGCGCGTCATCCGCGGCTACATGCTGACCGCTTATGAAAATGTACCGCTTTGGCATGAACGCGACATTTCGCATTCATCAGCAGAGCGCATCATTCTGCCTGATGCGACGATCGCGCTGAATTACATGCTGAACCGCTTCGGCAACATTGTGAAAAACTTGACCGTGTTCCCTGAAAACATGAAGCGCAACATGGACCGCACACTCGGATTGATCTACTCCCAGCGCGTCCTTCTCGCTCTCATTGATACCGGCATGGCGCGCGAAGAAGCGTATGACACCGTTCAGCCGAAAGCAATGGAAGCATGGGAGAAACAAGTGCCGTTCCGCCAGCTTGTCGAGGCTGAGGAAAAAATTACGTCCCGACTGTCTCCGGAACAAATTAACGACTGCTTTGATTACAATTACCACTTGAAAAATGTCGACTACATTTTTGAACGTTTAGGCTTGGCATAG